A window of Brachybacterium fresconis contains these coding sequences:
- a CDS encoding FecCD family ABC transporter permease, giving the protein MVALAALALLTAASLYLGSRPVAPATVSRILFDAATSAGSGQGPQQRAEALSITTQDYSAVIALRLPRTVIALAAGAALGLAGALMQVLTRNPLAEPGLLGVNAGAAFAVVLAIVLLGASSPAVFVAACLVGAFLATGAVFLIGTLGAGVITPERLTLAGVALGAVLAGITSALRLSNPREYSILLIWESGDLSQRGWETALPALPVAAVGVVLALALAGPMNALTLGEDMAAALGAHVQRTRFALVLAITLLAGSATALAGPIVFLGLMAPHVARWIVGPDQTRLLPLAALLSAVIMVAADVLARLVMWPGEVPVGIISALLGAPVLIILVRRRRASGI; this is encoded by the coding sequence ATGGTCGCCCTGGCCGCCCTGGCGCTGCTGACCGCGGCGAGCCTCTACCTCGGCTCCCGCCCGGTGGCTCCGGCGACCGTCAGCCGCATCCTGTTCGACGCCGCCACCTCTGCGGGCTCCGGACAGGGGCCGCAGCAGCGGGCCGAGGCCCTCTCGATCACGACGCAGGACTACTCGGCGGTGATCGCCCTGCGCCTGCCGCGCACGGTGATCGCCCTCGCGGCGGGGGCCGCGCTGGGGCTGGCCGGGGCGCTGATGCAGGTCCTGACCCGCAATCCCCTGGCCGAGCCGGGGCTGCTCGGGGTCAATGCGGGTGCGGCCTTCGCCGTCGTGCTGGCGATCGTGCTGCTGGGGGCCTCCTCCCCCGCCGTGTTCGTCGCGGCCTGCCTGGTGGGAGCGTTCCTCGCCACCGGCGCCGTGTTCCTCATCGGCACCCTGGGGGCAGGGGTGATCACCCCCGAGCGCCTCACCCTGGCCGGGGTCGCGCTCGGCGCGGTGCTGGCCGGGATCACCTCCGCCCTGCGGCTGTCGAACCCGCGGGAGTACTCGATCCTGCTGATCTGGGAGAGCGGCGATCTCTCCCAGCGCGGCTGGGAGACGGCGCTGCCCGCCCTGCCGGTGGCCGCCGTCGGCGTGGTGCTCGCGCTGGCGCTCGCCGGGCCCATGAACGCTCTGACGCTCGGGGAGGACATGGCCGCCGCACTCGGGGCGCACGTCCAGCGCACCCGCTTCGCCCTGGTGCTGGCCATCACGCTGCTGGCCGGCTCCGCCACGGCGCTGGCCGGTCCGATCGTCTTCCTCGGACTGATGGCCCCGCACGTGGCCCGCTGGATCGTCGGCCCCGATCAGACGCGGCTGCTGCCGCTGGCCGCTCTGCTGTCGGCGGTGATCATGGTGGCGGCCGACGTCCTCGCCCGCCT
- a CDS encoding iron-siderophore ABC transporter substrate-binding protein produces the protein MISRRSLLAVLAAGSTALALTACSDPEGAGTGGSDGGGASGGGSFPVEIATAFGPVTVESAPARVVALGWGDAETALALGVQPVGASDWIGFGGEGVGPWAEGLYDEPPTIIETLEPSYEAIAALQPDLILDVKSSGEQERYDRLSQIAPTIGVPEGGENYLTTPDQQLEMIARALGASEGAAALQREIDGLFTQAASAHGAWEGKSVAAATRTSEGWGAYVDGTERVEFLERLGFTQSPQIAELEESASGFSVDISAEQLDLLDADLIVAFPIFLETSEITEDPQWRQIPAVADGRAVVIDGDLASAYSLGSVLSTKYAVEKLVPLIEGALGA, from the coding sequence ATGATCTCTCGTCGCAGCCTCCTCGCCGTCCTCGCCGCCGGCTCCACCGCTCTCGCGCTCACCGCGTGCAGCGATCCCGAGGGCGCGGGAACGGGGGGCTCGGACGGGGGCGGGGCGAGCGGCGGCGGTTCCTTCCCGGTCGAGATCGCCACCGCCTTCGGCCCCGTCACGGTCGAGTCCGCGCCCGCTCGGGTCGTCGCCCTGGGCTGGGGGGATGCGGAGACCGCGCTGGCCCTGGGCGTCCAGCCCGTCGGCGCCTCGGACTGGATCGGCTTCGGCGGGGAGGGCGTCGGCCCGTGGGCCGAGGGCCTGTACGACGAGCCGCCGACGATCATCGAGACCCTCGAACCCTCCTACGAGGCGATCGCGGCGCTGCAGCCGGACCTGATCCTGGACGTCAAGAGCTCCGGGGAGCAGGAGCGCTACGACCGGCTCAGCCAGATCGCCCCCACGATCGGGGTGCCCGAGGGTGGGGAGAACTATCTCACCACTCCCGACCAGCAGCTGGAGATGATCGCCCGGGCGCTCGGGGCGAGCGAGGGGGCCGCGGCGCTGCAGCGGGAGATCGACGGTCTGTTCACCCAGGCCGCGTCCGCCCACGGCGCATGGGAGGGGAAGAGCGTCGCCGCCGCGACCCGCACCTCCGAGGGGTGGGGCGCCTACGTCGACGGCACGGAGCGGGTCGAGTTCCTCGAGCGGCTCGGCTTCACCCAGTCCCCGCAGATCGCCGAGCTGGAGGAGTCCGCCTCCGGCTTCTCCGTGGACATCTCCGCCGAGCAGCTCGACCTGCTCGATGCGGACCTCATCGTCGCCTTCCCGATCTTCCTGGAGACCAGCGAGATCACCGAGGACCCGCAGTGGCGGCAGATCCCCGCGGTCGCCGACGGCAGAGCAGTGGTCATCGACGGGGACCTCGCCTCGGCGTACTCGCTGGGCTCGGTGCTGTCGACCAAGTACGCC